Proteins found in one Gordonia sp. PDNC005 genomic segment:
- a CDS encoding VWA domain-containing protein: MNERRRLVAVAVLSLATVLAGCSVEGSPARVAGSAPTSKAITAIAPTALIIDASDSMLTADAPGPRIDAARSAATGLVDSIPAGSRLAVLAYGTGTGNAPKERRAGCRDVRVLIPLGSVDKDAARSAIAGVTPRGFTPIAESLKRAAEQLPTATSASIVLISDGEDTCGTPPCDVAKELKRSHPKLSISTVGFKTSGAASDQLRCVAGSTGGMFVGAANRAQLEARLLATQDENAQATVLNGPSFNGIELGEKIDGIRREHGDFPTSSTRDGDLTVYHWHDCDWAFNTDGELVEIRPGSGTTTIDGIGSGSSVADATRFYGVPVSDTDNGDGTRTVVFDAGTADGTGYRATVQGEGAAGRIVAIVACGCAAQPAAHTRLPDSPPQSGSCPTSMTGQTDVKHPQLGTVRVFLVAPGDSAGSGCVISVTETGAVLPTIKVGVYNNSLSFYSPASDTTGNTFVKYNPGRYDGVLILVPTPTGFADPGIDESGYTGKFLFYYAEAKGPGPDGRYVIEQSSNNCTPDCAGGTITKKTLRWNGRDYTE; this comes from the coding sequence GTGAACGAACGTCGTCGTCTGGTCGCCGTCGCTGTCCTGTCGCTCGCCACAGTCCTGGCCGGATGCTCCGTCGAAGGCTCACCGGCCCGAGTCGCAGGCTCCGCTCCGACGTCCAAGGCGATCACCGCGATCGCGCCGACAGCGTTGATCATCGACGCATCGGACTCGATGCTCACCGCAGATGCGCCAGGACCGCGGATCGATGCGGCGCGATCAGCCGCCACCGGTCTCGTCGACTCGATACCCGCCGGGTCGCGACTGGCAGTTCTCGCCTACGGCACCGGCACAGGGAACGCCCCGAAGGAGCGCCGCGCCGGGTGCCGAGACGTGCGAGTCCTCATCCCGCTGGGGTCAGTCGACAAGGATGCCGCGAGGTCAGCGATCGCCGGCGTCACTCCGCGCGGATTCACACCGATCGCGGAATCGCTGAAGCGCGCAGCCGAACAACTGCCGACCGCCACCAGCGCATCGATAGTTCTGATCTCCGATGGCGAGGACACCTGCGGCACTCCACCGTGCGACGTCGCGAAAGAGCTCAAACGGTCCCACCCCAAGCTGTCGATCTCAACTGTCGGATTCAAGACGTCAGGCGCGGCGAGCGACCAACTACGGTGCGTCGCCGGGAGCACCGGCGGGATGTTCGTCGGCGCAGCGAACCGGGCCCAGCTGGAAGCTCGACTGTTGGCCACACAGGACGAGAACGCACAAGCCACCGTGCTCAACGGCCCGTCGTTCAACGGGATCGAGTTGGGCGAGAAGATCGACGGCATCCGCCGGGAGCATGGCGACTTCCCGACGTCGTCGACACGAGACGGCGACCTGACCGTGTACCACTGGCACGACTGCGACTGGGCGTTCAACACAGACGGCGAACTCGTCGAGATCCGTCCCGGAAGCGGGACGACCACCATCGACGGCATCGGGAGCGGCAGCAGTGTCGCCGATGCGACCAGGTTCTACGGCGTGCCGGTGTCGGATACAGACAACGGCGACGGAACCCGCACCGTCGTCTTCGACGCGGGTACAGCTGACGGCACCGGGTACCGCGCGACAGTTCAGGGCGAGGGCGCCGCCGGACGCATCGTGGCCATCGTCGCCTGCGGCTGCGCCGCACAACCCGCCGCGCATACTCGACTTCCCGATTCACCGCCGCAGTCCGGGTCCTGCCCGACCTCGATGACCGGACAGACCGACGTGAAACACCCGCAGTTGGGAACGGTCCGGGTGTTCCTCGTCGCGCCGGGCGATTCGGCGGGCTCGGGATGCGTGATCTCGGTGACCGAGACGGGCGCGGTCCTTCCGACCATCAAGGTCGGTGTCTACAACAACAGCCTGTCGTTCTACTCCCCCGCGTCGGACACCACCGGCAACACGTTTGTGAAGTACAACCCGGGGCGATACGACGGGGTCCTGATCCTGGTCCCGACTCCGACCGGATTCGCCGATCCCGGCATCGACGAATCCGGATACACCGGCAAATTTCTGTTCTACTACGCCGAGGCGAAGGGCCCGGGGCCCGACGGACGGTACGTGATCGAACAGAGCAGCAACAATTGCACACCCGACTGCGCAGGCGGAACGATCACCAAGAAGACACTGCGGTGGAACGGACGCGACTACACCGAATGA
- a CDS encoding alpha/beta fold hydrolase gives MSSTRRDLGSRLPANVRIPNVEIPDGRMVNLPGRGSTYVTDTSGPTDDAPAILLLHALSTTGLLTWFPSIPALSRKFRVITMDQRLHGRGIDTDKFTLHDCADDAAAVLDALGIDKAIIAGFSMGSLIAQRVWRQHPDRVGGLVLCASTDQFQTNTTERLFHRAMGMSLGSPRRRTPVKGVAPRPVDPADDIHRWALAEFKSTRPAAVGRAVAAIGGHHTKPWIREINVPTAVVVPLRDKAIPPARQMAMARRIPGATIHEVDAGHSCCVMNADAFVPVLIEATNTVLARWRENSTRN, from the coding sequence ATGAGTAGTACACGCCGGGACCTCGGCTCCCGACTGCCCGCCAACGTCCGGATCCCCAACGTGGAGATCCCCGACGGTCGCATGGTCAACCTCCCAGGCCGCGGATCGACGTACGTCACCGACACATCCGGCCCGACAGACGACGCACCCGCCATTCTGCTGCTGCACGCACTGTCCACCACCGGCCTGCTCACGTGGTTCCCGAGCATCCCGGCACTGTCCAGGAAGTTCCGCGTCATCACGATGGACCAGCGGCTGCACGGCCGCGGCATCGACACCGACAAGTTCACCCTGCACGACTGCGCCGACGACGCTGCCGCCGTGTTGGACGCACTCGGCATCGACAAGGCGATCATCGCGGGGTTCTCGATGGGATCACTCATCGCGCAGCGGGTCTGGCGACAGCATCCCGATCGTGTCGGCGGACTTGTGCTGTGTGCCAGCACCGACCAGTTCCAGACCAACACGACCGAGCGGCTGTTCCACCGCGCCATGGGAATGTCCCTCGGTTCACCCCGACGACGGACGCCCGTCAAAGGCGTGGCACCGCGACCGGTTGATCCCGCCGACGACATCCACCGCTGGGCGCTGGCCGAGTTCAAATCCACTCGTCCAGCCGCGGTCGGACGTGCCGTCGCCGCCATCGGCGGCCACCACACCAAGCCGTGGATCCGCGAGATCAACGTGCCGACCGCGGTTGTCGTCCCCTTGCGCGACAAGGCGATACCCCCGGCCCGTCAGATGGCGATGGCACGACGCATTCCGGGTGCCACCATCCACGAGGTCGACGCAGGACACTCGTGCTGCGTGATGAACGCCGACGCGTTCGTCCCGGTGCTCATCGAGGCGACGAACACCGTCCTCGCGCGCTGGCGCGAGAACAGCACCCGCAACTGA
- a CDS encoding SDR family NAD(P)-dependent oxidoreductase: MNATRIAVVTGASRGAGKGIALALASTGATVYVTGRTAAEGQADLPGTVAQTAEEVTARGGVGIPVIVDHSDDAQVAALFDRVRAEQGRLDILVNNAIAIPSALTKKGPFWEKPLDLTDLFDVGMRSSYVSSFYAGPLLAANGSGLVVNTSSFGGSCYMHGPAYGAGKAAVDKMAHDMAVDFKPFGVAVISLWMGLLKTERTMAAFAENPAMYEGLAATAETVEFPGRIIDALHRDPALMERTGQVLVGAEIAQELGVTDVDGNQPPSHRPFLGDPPTFSAAVVE, encoded by the coding sequence ATGAACGCAACCCGCATCGCCGTTGTCACCGGAGCATCTCGCGGTGCAGGCAAAGGCATCGCCCTTGCACTCGCCTCGACCGGTGCCACCGTCTACGTCACCGGCCGGACCGCGGCCGAGGGTCAAGCCGACCTGCCCGGGACCGTCGCGCAGACCGCTGAAGAGGTCACGGCGCGCGGCGGAGTCGGCATCCCCGTGATCGTCGACCATTCCGACGACGCTCAGGTCGCCGCCCTGTTCGATCGAGTCCGCGCAGAGCAGGGCAGGCTCGACATCCTCGTGAACAACGCGATCGCCATCCCATCGGCTCTCACGAAGAAGGGGCCGTTCTGGGAGAAGCCGCTGGACCTCACCGATCTGTTCGACGTCGGCATGCGTTCGTCGTACGTGTCATCGTTCTACGCCGGCCCGTTGCTCGCCGCCAACGGTTCGGGGCTGGTGGTCAACACGTCGTCGTTCGGCGGATCCTGCTACATGCACGGCCCCGCCTATGGTGCCGGAAAAGCCGCCGTCGACAAGATGGCCCACGACATGGCCGTCGACTTCAAACCGTTCGGCGTCGCCGTGATCTCCCTGTGGATGGGCCTGCTCAAGACCGAGCGGACGATGGCCGCCTTCGCCGAGAACCCAGCGATGTACGAGGGTCTGGCCGCGACCGCGGAGACCGTCGAGTTCCCCGGTCGAATCATCGACGCTCTACACCGCGACCCGGCGCTGATGGAGCGCACCGGACAAGTCCTCGTCGGAGCCGAGATCGCACAGGAACTGGGAGTGACCGATGTCGACGGCAACCAGCCGCCGTCGCACCGCCCGTTCCTGGGCGACCCGCCGACGTTCAGCGCCGCCGTCGTCGAATGA
- a CDS encoding wax ester/triacylglycerol synthase family O-acyltransferase: protein MDRLSGLDASFLYLETPEQLMHVCGLLVLDTTTMPGGYSYATMRDTLESRVRKVPQFTRKIRRVPLDLGHPIWVNDDHFDINHHFHRMALPKPASYAELVEVCGHLAGLPMDRNRPLWEMWLIEGYIDSNDVENVVIFSKMHHATVDGASGSNLISYLCSLEPDAPPLAPDADARNESGPGGLELFGRGLLDTLARPLSIPKMVMPSVGLITATIGRAREGTAMAPPFTAPRTSFNGTIDGHRTIAVADMDLEDIKTVRRATGATVNDIVLSVAGGALRAYLDERGELPEAPLLASVPVSVRGESEREGGANKVSALFARLGTDIDDPMERLQSMTEANKNAKEHHKAIPADTLQDWAEFAAPRTFGLAVRAYAGLRLAEKHPVVHNLVISNVPGPPIPLYFMGARIDGLYPLGPVFHGAGLNITVLSNNGVVHVGIIASEQSVRNPQTMVEHFPRELARLKEVAEEGVSAVD from the coding sequence ATGGACCGACTGAGTGGCCTTGACGCAAGCTTCCTCTACCTTGAGACCCCCGAGCAACTGATGCATGTCTGTGGACTCCTCGTCCTCGACACGACGACGATGCCAGGCGGCTACTCGTACGCCACGATGCGAGACACGCTGGAATCGCGAGTGCGGAAGGTTCCGCAGTTCACTCGCAAGATCCGGCGCGTTCCCCTCGATCTCGGGCATCCGATCTGGGTGAACGACGACCACTTCGACATCAATCACCACTTCCACCGGATGGCCTTGCCGAAACCCGCGAGCTACGCCGAACTCGTGGAAGTATGCGGACATCTCGCCGGCCTGCCGATGGATCGGAACCGTCCCCTGTGGGAGATGTGGCTGATCGAGGGGTATATCGACTCGAACGACGTAGAGAACGTCGTGATCTTCTCGAAGATGCACCATGCGACGGTCGACGGCGCGTCCGGCTCGAACCTCATCTCGTACCTGTGCAGCCTCGAACCGGACGCGCCGCCGCTCGCTCCCGACGCAGACGCGCGCAACGAGAGCGGTCCCGGCGGTCTGGAACTCTTCGGTCGTGGGCTGCTCGACACCCTCGCTCGTCCCTTGTCGATCCCGAAGATGGTGATGCCGTCGGTGGGGCTGATCACCGCGACGATCGGCCGCGCACGCGAAGGCACAGCTATGGCGCCTCCCTTCACGGCCCCGCGAACCTCGTTCAACGGGACCATCGACGGTCACCGCACGATCGCCGTCGCCGACATGGATCTCGAGGACATCAAGACAGTTCGCCGAGCCACCGGTGCCACTGTCAACGACATCGTCCTCAGTGTTGCGGGTGGAGCGCTTCGCGCCTACCTCGACGAGCGGGGCGAGCTGCCGGAAGCGCCGCTTCTCGCGTCCGTGCCCGTATCCGTCCGCGGCGAGTCCGAGCGTGAAGGCGGTGCGAACAAGGTCTCTGCTCTGTTCGCGCGACTCGGCACCGACATCGACGACCCGATGGAGCGCCTCCAATCGATGACCGAGGCCAACAAGAATGCCAAAGAGCACCACAAGGCGATCCCCGCCGACACACTGCAGGACTGGGCCGAGTTCGCGGCACCGCGCACCTTCGGCCTCGCGGTCCGCGCCTACGCGGGTCTGCGCCTCGCCGAGAAGCATCCGGTGGTGCACAATCTGGTGATCTCGAACGTGCCCGGCCCGCCGATCCCGCTCTACTTCATGGGTGCGCGGATCGACGGTCTGTACCCGCTCGGTCCGGTGTTCCACGGCGCTGGCCTCAACATCACGGTGCTGTCGAACAACGGTGTCGTGCACGTCGGGATCATCGCCTCCGAACAGAGCGTACGGAACCCGCAGACAATGGTCGAACACTTCCCGCGCGAACTCGCCAGGCTCAAGGAAGTGGCCGAAGAGGGCGTCAGCGCGGTCGACTAG
- a CDS encoding pyridoxamine 5'-phosphate oxidase family protein, producing the protein MGNRYQHIVFGESARARQRSAGSIGAYGGEASDNCVSDDEGPQELGTREVAMLTSAFQFHLATVTESGWPYVQYRSGPAGFVHHLGGNRIAFADFRGNRQFVSTGNIDADGRVAIFVADYPLRSRLKVFGRAHVSNDPEFLRRLRRVDGGEISATCERSIVVDVEAFDWNCSRSLVPQYTADQVRERVQPYIDRIAELQSEVAALRAAAEEKP; encoded by the coding sequence ATGGGAAATCGCTACCAGCACATCGTGTTCGGCGAATCCGCCCGCGCGCGACAACGTTCCGCCGGCAGCATCGGAGCCTACGGCGGTGAGGCCTCAGACAACTGCGTCTCCGACGACGAGGGCCCGCAGGAACTCGGCACACGCGAAGTGGCGATGCTGACATCCGCCTTTCAATTCCACCTCGCCACCGTCACCGAATCAGGTTGGCCATATGTCCAATACCGAAGCGGTCCAGCCGGATTCGTCCACCACCTCGGTGGCAACCGAATCGCTTTCGCGGACTTCCGCGGCAACCGGCAGTTCGTCTCCACAGGCAACATCGACGCAGACGGCCGGGTCGCGATCTTCGTCGCCGATTACCCCTTGCGCAGTCGTCTCAAGGTGTTCGGCCGCGCACACGTGTCCAACGACCCCGAGTTCCTCCGACGACTCCGCCGGGTGGACGGCGGCGAGATCTCCGCGACGTGCGAGCGCAGCATCGTCGTCGACGTGGAGGCCTTCGACTGGAACTGCTCTCGCAGCCTGGTCCCCCAGTACACGGCGGACCAGGTCCGTGAGCGGGTCCAGCCGTACATCGACCGGATAGCCGAACTGCAGAGTGAGGTCGCCGCACTCCGGGCCGCGGCCGAGGAGAAGCCCTAG
- a CDS encoding glycine--tRNA ligase, producing MAVQSKVDAVVNLAKRRGLVYPCGEIYGGTRSAWDYGPLGVELKDNIKRQWWRTMVTSRDDVVGLDSSVILPRRVWEASGHVDVFTDPLIECTNCHKRQRQDHLQEAYALKKGIDDPDTVPMSEIGCPECGTKGQWTEPKSFSGLLKTFLGPVDDSEGLHYLRPETAQGIFINFKNVMTTSRRKPPFGIAQVGKSFRNEITPGNFIFRTREFEQMEMEFFVKPGDDEEWHQHWIDARYNWYVDLGIDPENLRLYDHPKEKLSHYSKRTVDVEYKFGFSGNPWGELEGVANRTDYDLATHSKASGEDLIYFDQATGEKYTPFVIEPAAGLGRSMMAFLCDAYTDEEVPNAKGGTDTRTVLKLDRRLAPVKAAVLPLSRNEKLSPKARDLAAELRKHWNVEFDDAQGIGKRYRRQDEIGTPFCVTVDFDTLDDQAVTIRERDTMSQERVSLDKVVEYLGGKLIGS from the coding sequence GTGGCTGTGCAGTCCAAAGTCGATGCTGTCGTCAACCTCGCCAAGCGGCGCGGTCTGGTGTACCCCTGCGGTGAGATCTACGGCGGTACGCGCTCGGCCTGGGACTACGGCCCGCTGGGCGTCGAGTTGAAGGACAACATCAAGCGTCAGTGGTGGCGCACCATGGTCACCTCGCGTGACGACGTCGTCGGCCTCGACTCGTCGGTCATCCTCCCGCGTCGGGTGTGGGAGGCGTCGGGCCATGTGGACGTGTTCACCGATCCGCTCATCGAGTGCACCAATTGCCACAAGCGTCAGCGCCAGGATCACCTCCAGGAGGCGTACGCGCTTAAGAAGGGCATCGACGACCCGGACACCGTTCCGATGTCGGAGATCGGCTGCCCGGAGTGTGGAACCAAGGGGCAGTGGACCGAACCGAAGTCGTTCTCGGGTCTGCTCAAGACCTTCCTCGGCCCCGTTGACGACTCCGAGGGACTGCACTACCTCCGCCCGGAGACGGCGCAGGGCATCTTCATCAACTTCAAGAACGTCATGACCACCTCGCGGCGCAAGCCGCCGTTCGGCATCGCGCAGGTCGGCAAGAGCTTCCGCAACGAGATCACCCCCGGCAACTTCATCTTCCGCACTCGAGAGTTCGAGCAGATGGAGATGGAGTTCTTCGTCAAGCCGGGTGACGACGAGGAATGGCACCAGCACTGGATCGACGCCCGCTACAACTGGTACGTCGACCTCGGCATCGACCCGGAGAACCTGCGTCTTTACGATCACCCGAAAGAGAAGCTGTCGCACTACTCGAAGCGCACCGTCGACGTCGAGTACAAGTTCGGCTTCAGCGGCAACCCGTGGGGCGAGCTCGAAGGTGTTGCGAACCGTACCGACTACGATCTCGCGACGCACAGCAAGGCCTCCGGCGAGGATCTGATCTACTTCGATCAGGCCACCGGTGAGAAGTACACGCCGTTCGTCATCGAGCCCGCCGCAGGACTCGGCCGGTCGATGATGGCGTTCCTGTGCGACGCCTACACCGACGAAGAGGTCCCGAACGCCAAGGGCGGCACCGACACCCGCACGGTCCTCAAGCTCGATCGTCGTCTCGCGCCGGTCAAGGCCGCAGTGCTTCCGCTGTCGCGCAACGAGAAGCTGTCGCCGAAGGCCCGCGACCTCGCCGCGGAACTGCGCAAGCACTGGAACGTCGAGTTCGACGACGCGCAGGGCATCGGCAAGCGCTACCGCCGCCAGGACGAGATCGGCACGCCGTTCTGCGTGACCGTCGACTTCGACACACTCGACGACCAGGCTGTCACGATCCGTGAGCGCGACACCATGAGCCAGGAACGTGTCTCGCTGGACAAGGTCGTCGAGTATCTCGGCGGCAAGCTCATCGGGTCCTGA
- a CDS encoding metalloregulator ArsR/SmtB family transcription factor, with the protein MTDHAGNAAAADLLRSLASPARVAIVLSLRERSMCVHELVDTLHLNQPQVSQHLSVLKKSGVVVGTRRGREIDYALADDHVAHIVVDALIHASELRETKP; encoded by the coding sequence ATGACAGACCATGCGGGAAACGCCGCTGCCGCCGATCTCCTGCGGTCCCTCGCCTCGCCCGCCAGAGTCGCCATCGTCCTGAGCCTGCGTGAACGATCGATGTGTGTCCACGAGCTCGTCGACACGCTGCACCTGAACCAGCCGCAGGTGAGCCAGCACTTGAGTGTTCTGAAGAAGTCCGGCGTTGTCGTCGGAACCCGGCGCGGCAGGGAGATCGACTACGCACTCGCCGACGACCACGTCGCCCACATCGTCGTCGACGCCCTCATCCACGCGTCGGAACTGCGTGAGACCAAGCCATGA
- a CDS encoding Fur family transcriptional regulator, with the protein MSEKPAKPVTGQRSTKQRAAIADVLASTDDFLSAQQLHDKLRDRGESIGLTTVYRNLTALTEAAQIDAIWDGSGETRYRHCSTGHHHHLVCRECGTTVEVQADPVERWAARIASDNGFSDISHTVEIFGTCAACS; encoded by the coding sequence ATGAGCGAGAAGCCCGCCAAGCCGGTGACCGGCCAACGATCCACCAAACAGCGTGCCGCGATCGCCGACGTGCTGGCGTCCACCGACGACTTCCTGTCGGCACAGCAGCTGCACGACAAGTTGCGTGACCGAGGCGAGTCGATCGGCCTAACCACTGTCTATCGGAATCTCACCGCTCTCACCGAGGCGGCCCAGATCGACGCCATCTGGGACGGCTCCGGCGAGACGCGCTACCGCCACTGCTCCACCGGCCACCATCACCATTTGGTCTGCCGGGAGTGCGGCACCACAGTGGAGGTCCAGGCTGATCCCGTCGAACGCTGGGCCGCCCGCATCGCGTCCGACAACGGCTTCAGCGACATCAGCCACACGGTGGAGATCTTCGGCACCTGCGCCGCCTGCTCCTGA
- a CDS encoding Clp protease N-terminal domain-containing protein codes for MAEPTRLDSINLDDLIRGITENSDDPLDRLTSAVLTGEHLDQTSDHLVGHFVDAARAAGASWNDIGGCLGVTKQAAQKRFTPGAVKLDPSKGFAAFTERARNVLAAAHNDATSAGNPEVTAAHLAAALLDDETSLATLLLTRQGVDPVEVRKAVAAASPIIDGEAPDLVPYDASARKALELTFRHGLRLGHAYIGTEHILLALLEVENGEGPLADAGVDRAALESDLTAMLDAMTP; via the coding sequence ATGGCCGAACCGACACGACTCGACTCCATCAACCTCGACGACCTGATCCGGGGCATCACCGAGAACTCCGACGACCCACTGGACCGTCTCACTTCGGCAGTCCTGACCGGGGAACACCTCGATCAGACGTCAGATCATCTCGTCGGCCACTTCGTGGACGCGGCTCGCGCTGCGGGCGCCTCGTGGAACGACATCGGAGGGTGCCTCGGAGTGACGAAGCAGGCCGCACAGAAGCGGTTCACCCCGGGCGCTGTGAAACTGGACCCGAGCAAAGGCTTCGCCGCCTTCACCGAACGCGCTCGGAACGTGCTCGCTGCAGCGCACAACGACGCCACGTCGGCAGGGAATCCGGAAGTCACCGCCGCGCACTTGGCAGCCGCGCTGCTCGACGACGAGACGTCCCTCGCCACATTGCTCCTGACGCGCCAGGGCGTGGACCCGGTCGAGGTCCGGAAGGCCGTTGCGGCAGCGTCGCCGATCATCGACGGCGAGGCCCCCGACCTGGTCCCCTACGACGCATCGGCGCGCAAAGCACTCGAGCTCACCTTCCGCCACGGACTACGGCTCGGCCACGCCTACATCGGCACCGAGCACATCCTGCTCGCGCTCCTCGAAGTGGAGAACGGCGAGGGACCACTCGCCGATGCGGGCGTCGACCGCGCCGCACTGGAATCGGACCTCACCGCGATGCTCGACGCGATGACTCCCTGA
- a CDS encoding isoprenyl transferase, with protein sequence MASLRRRPTPTEPVVVRPPDPHPSGAVPPAIPAEFVPNHVALVMDGNGRWAQERGLPRTEGHKRGEAVLMDSVCGSIEIGVKWLSAYAFSTENWSRSPDEVKFLMGFNRDVIRRRRDEMNEMGVRVRWAGRRPRLWRSVIKELEVAEELTKNNTVMTLTMCVNYGGRAEIADAAREIARRAARGEIDPERITEASFAKYLDEPDMPDVDLFLRPSGEQRLSNFLLWQSAYAEMVYQEKLFPDFDRRDLWAACLEYAKRDRRFGSA encoded by the coding sequence ATGGCAAGCTTGCGCCGACGTCCGACGCCGACGGAGCCCGTTGTGGTCCGGCCGCCGGACCCCCACCCGTCCGGCGCTGTGCCGCCCGCGATCCCCGCCGAGTTCGTCCCGAATCATGTCGCTCTGGTGATGGACGGCAACGGTCGATGGGCGCAGGAGCGGGGACTGCCTCGAACCGAAGGACACAAGCGCGGCGAAGCAGTGCTGATGGACTCGGTGTGCGGGTCCATCGAGATCGGCGTCAAGTGGCTGTCCGCCTACGCGTTCTCCACTGAGAACTGGTCGCGCAGCCCCGACGAGGTCAAGTTCCTGATGGGATTCAATCGCGACGTGATCCGTCGTCGCCGCGATGAGATGAACGAGATGGGTGTACGTGTCCGGTGGGCCGGTCGACGCCCTCGCCTGTGGCGCAGCGTCATCAAAGAGCTCGAGGTCGCCGAAGAGCTGACGAAGAACAACACCGTCATGACGCTCACCATGTGCGTCAATTACGGCGGACGTGCCGAGATCGCCGACGCGGCACGAGAGATCGCCCGCCGCGCCGCCCGAGGGGAGATAGACCCCGAGCGGATCACCGAGGCGTCGTTCGCCAAATACCTCGATGAGCCGGACATGCCAGACGTCGACCTGTTCCTGCGGCCGTCCGGTGAGCAGCGGCTGTCCAACTTTCTGCTCTGGCAGTCCGCATACGCCGAGATGGTGTACCAGGAGAAGCTCTTCCCGGACTTCGACCGTCGCGACTTGTGGGCCGCGTGCCTCGAGTACGCCAAACGCGACCGCCGCTTCGGCAGCGCCTGA
- the recO gene encoding DNA repair protein RecO — MRFYSDEAVVLRQHKLGEADRIITFLTAEHGLVRAVAKGIRRTRSKFGARLEPFAHVDVHFYPGRNLDIVTQVHSLHAFSDDIAADYGRYTTACAVLETAERLAGEERAPAKQLHRLTVGALQALAENRRDRQWILDAFLLRAMSTAGWMPALDVCARCAQPGPHRAFHVAVGGAVCIHCRPAGAATPSVGVLDVMDALARGEWDHVSAATDSQRRQASGLTAAHLQWHLERQLRTLPLIERHAPHAIITDEHPLEGQVS, encoded by the coding sequence GTGAGGTTCTACTCCGACGAAGCGGTGGTGCTGCGCCAGCACAAGCTGGGCGAAGCCGACCGCATCATCACCTTCCTCACCGCAGAGCACGGGCTGGTGCGCGCGGTGGCCAAGGGGATTCGCCGTACCCGCTCCAAGTTCGGCGCGAGACTCGAACCCTTCGCACACGTCGACGTGCACTTCTACCCTGGCCGCAACCTCGACATCGTGACCCAGGTGCACAGCCTGCACGCCTTCTCCGACGACATCGCCGCCGACTACGGGCGATACACAACGGCGTGCGCGGTGCTCGAGACCGCGGAGCGTCTTGCCGGGGAGGAGCGGGCACCGGCCAAACAGCTGCACCGGCTGACGGTCGGAGCACTGCAGGCGTTGGCCGAGAACCGTCGTGATCGACAGTGGATCCTCGACGCCTTCCTGCTGCGCGCGATGTCGACGGCCGGCTGGATGCCGGCCCTGGACGTATGCGCCCGGTGTGCACAACCCGGACCGCATCGTGCCTTTCACGTCGCTGTCGGGGGAGCCGTGTGCATCCACTGCCGTCCGGCGGGTGCAGCGACCCCGTCGGTCGGAGTGCTCGACGTGATGGACGCGCTCGCACGCGGCGAATGGGACCACGTCAGCGCCGCCACCGACTCCCAGCGTCGGCAGGCGAGCGGTCTCACAGCTGCTCACCTGCAATGGCACCTGGAACGGCAACTACGCACACTTCCGCTGATCGAACGGCACGCGCCGCACGCGATCATCACCGATGAACATCCCCTGGAAGGTCAGGTCAGCTGA